A window from Schistosoma haematobium chromosome 3, whole genome shotgun sequence encodes these proteins:
- a CDS encoding hypothetical protein (EggNog:ENOG410V8IG~COG:L), translating to MNKVVSDLQGVEIYQDDLIVHGSDKVVHDQRLIALLRRLIEKNITVNPNKCSFCVSSFECLGYLVDGNGFRPDMKRLAPLTNAPSPKNLTELRSLVGALQYYSRFIPNFSCRANCLFNILTSNSFKWSEEQESCLRSLLKFLQRDAVLRTYSPNAYSVLITDASPVGIGAVLEQEGRPVICVSRRLTVTEQGYSETQREALAVFWAVKRLHKYLFGKKFTIVTDHEALKFIYHPEKSLARSSAAMVQRWSIALSAYDYTVQHRSAKQIQHVDYISRQSLQDKPNNTSDCLLVQPLPVRRSDLIRETRRYFGCILSAIRKGWNANLKRRFPIYFSKRVELSTTPDGILCLNDRVVIPPSLRKSVLEDLHSGHLGVEKMKSLARLTCWWPEINADICRTANNCEKCHQLKNHPSKWVPWPVSSETWQRIHADYCGPFLGKYYALVVIDSFSKWPEVFFTTSNSDFTIQALRKVFSREGVPMVLVTDNGSDAADAVTTWLNGIGCKHLFTAPRHPCSNGQAENFVRTLKTAIDSIAPSTFNELERGVDTFLLQYRNARHSVTKETPTKLLKRRILRSSMRYLESAEVTYCRGNDLRPSTGIVLKNVGKSMVRILDIDDLGTHSRHVDQIQFQEPGESVPISIVNSNANEHILDNIESLSNTMSDRLRMNLRRRRTIDYKHLDSNLSCGGCGV from the coding sequence atgaataaagtagttagtgatcttcAAGGTGTTGaaatttatcaagatgatctcattgttcatggttctgataaggtagttcatgaccagagacttattgctttgttgcgtcgtttaattgagaagaatattacagtgaatccaaataagtgttcattttgtgtatctagttttgaatgccttggatacctagttgatggtaatggttttagaccagatatgaaacgactagctccactgactaatgcaccgtctccgaaaaatcttacagaattacgttcactagtgggtgctcttcaatactattcccgttttattcctaatttttcttgtcgtgcgaattgtttatttaatattttaacatccaattcattcaaatggagtgaggaacaagagtcatgcttacgaagtttactaaagtttcttcaaagAGATGCTGTTCTTAGAACGTACTCCCCTAATGCATATTCTGTGCTTATcactgatgcatcacctgtgggaattggtgcagttttggaacaggaaggtagaccagttatttgtgtttcacgcagacttactgttactgaacaaggatATTCAGAGACTCAGCGggaagcattagctgtgttttgggctgttaaaagacttcacaaatatttattcggaaagaaattcactattgttactgatcatgaagctttaaagtttatttatcatcccgaaaaatccttagcacgttcctcagcagctatggttcagcgatggagtattgctttgagtgcatatgactatacggttcagcacagaagtgccaagcagattcaacatgttgattacatttctcgacagtcattacaagataaacctaataatacttcggattgtttgttagtgcaacctttaccagtgagacgttcagatctcattagagaaacgcgtagatattttggatgtatactcagtgctataaggaaaggttggaatgctaatttgaaacgtagatttcctatctatttttcaaagcgggttgagctatctactactcctgacggtattctgtgtttaaatgatcgtgttgtcattcctccttcattgcgtaaatctgttcttgaagatcttcatagtggtcatttaggtgttgagaaaatgaagtccttggcaagactcacatgctggtggccagagataaatgcagatatatgtcgtacggcaaacaattgtgagaaatgtcatcagttgaaaaatcatccttcgaagtgggtgccatggccagtatcgtctgagacctggcagaggattcatgctgactattgtggaccgtttcttggtaaatactacgcactagtagtcattgattctttttcaaagtggcctgaagttttttttACAACTtcaaattctgatttcacaatacaagcattaagaaaggtgtttagtcgagaaggggttcccatggtgttggtgactgataatggctcagatgctgcagatgcagtcactacctggttgaacggtatagggtgcaaacatctatttactgctcccagacatccgtgttctaatggtcaggcagagaattttgttaggacattaaagactgctattgattctatagccccctcaacatttaatgagctggagaggggagtagatacctttctattgcaatatagaaatgccagacattcggtgacgaaggagACTCCAACGAAGCTACTGAAAAGAAGAATTCTTCGGTCAAGTATGAGATatttggagtctgcagaagttacatactgtcgaggaaatgatcttcgaccatcaacgggtattgttctgaagaatgtcggaaaatcgatggtgcgaattctagacatcgatgacttaggtacacacagtcgacatgtagatcaaatacaatttcaggaaccaggtgagtcagttccaatttcgattgttaattctaatgctaatgagcatattctagataatatagaatccttatccaatacaatgtcagacagactcaggatgaatttgagaagaagacgaacgattgattacaaacacctagactccaatttaagctgtggcggatgtggtgtttga